The Halalkalicoccus subterraneus genome has a segment encoding these proteins:
- a CDS encoding proton-conducting membrane transporter, producing MPTKPELRLGSHLAPGLAAIALFCVFAFVFLTSSFPAPQGFPADANITANIGYALFNIEAGGVPAEGFIAAFFAISIVLDAALDGAVMLGRKEEEEPPEGLVPERGGFEGGED from the coding sequence ATGCCGACTAAACCCGAGCTCAGACTCGGCAGTCATCTCGCGCCGGGGCTTGCGGCGATCGCACTCTTCTGTGTCTTCGCGTTCGTCTTCCTCACCTCGTCGTTCCCTGCCCCGCAGGGGTTTCCGGCCGACGCGAACATCACCGCCAATATCGGCTACGCGCTGTTCAACATCGAGGCCGGTGGCGTGCCCGCAGAAGGGTTCATCGCCGCCTTCTTCGCGATCTCGATCGTGCTCGACGCGGCGCTCGACGGCGCGGTGATGCTCGGACGAAAGGAGGAGGAGGAACCACCTGAGGGGCTCGTCCCCGAACGCGGTGGCTTCGAGGGAGGTGAGGACTGA
- a CDS encoding NADH-quinone oxidoreductase subunit J — translation MVLETATFALFAGVTLASSLGVVLVRDVWHASLLLAVALSSVAIHYVTLHAEFLAAVQILVYIGGVLILITFAVMLTHDETAEAQRGTQGMGPTDSEASNAD, via the coding sequence ATGGTACTAGAGACAGCGACGTTCGCGCTGTTTGCGGGGGTGACACTTGCGAGCAGTCTCGGCGTCGTCCTCGTTAGGGACGTCTGGCACGCCTCGCTCCTGCTCGCAGTGGCGCTTTCGAGCGTCGCGATCCACTACGTGACGCTGCACGCCGAGTTCCTCGCGGCGGTGCAGATCCTCGTCTACATCGGCGGGGTACTCATCCTGATCACGTTCGCCGTGATGTTGACCCACGACGAGACCGCGGAGGCACAGCGCGGTACACAGGGTATGGGACCGACCGACTCGGAGGCGAGTAATGCCGACTAA
- a CDS encoding NuoI/complex I 23 kDa subunit family protein, with product MIGLFKSMATTMKHALDGNTFTVEYPETAPEVSPRFRGVHKFSQERCIWCRQCENVCPNDTIQIVQDEQRNGEQYNLHIGQCIYCRLCEEVCPVDAILLTQNFEFTGDTKDDLVYNKEQLGNVPWYKDIDPLESREPDRGAWIGEGEGEVDYQ from the coding sequence ATGATCGGACTGTTCAAATCGATGGCAACGACAATGAAACACGCACTCGACGGCAACACGTTCACCGTCGAGTACCCCGAGACCGCACCGGAAGTGAGCCCGCGGTTCCGCGGGGTTCACAAGTTCAGCCAGGAGCGCTGTATCTGGTGTCGCCAGTGCGAGAACGTCTGTCCGAACGACACGATTCAGATCGTTCAGGACGAACAGCGAAACGGCGAGCAGTACAACCTCCACATCGGCCAGTGCATCTACTGCCGGCTGTGCGAGGAGGTCTGCCCCGTCGACGCGATCCTGCTGACTCAGAACTTCGAGTTCACCGGCGATACGAAGGACGACCTGGTCTACAACAAGGAACAGCTCGGAAACGTTCCCTGGTACAAGGACATCGACCCGCTCGAGTCGCGCGAGCCCGACCGCGGCGCGTGGATCGGCGAGGGCGAGGGCGAAGTCGATTACCAGTAG